The sequence GGCTCCTCGGACCTCCCGCCGCGCAGCCGCACGGTCTCCCGCTCCCCGGGCCGTCCCACGGGCCCGGCACCGGCGACGGCCGGGAAGGGGCCGCCTCCGGAACCGTACGACTCCTCCGGCACGCCGTCACAGGACCCGCCGTCCCGCTCCACCGCCTCCGCGCCGCCGCCCGACGCACCGGCCCTGTGGCCGGCCGCGCGCACGGCCCGCGCCTCCGCGCCGCCGGCGCTCCGGCCCGGCGGACCGTTCCGCTCCCCCGTGCTCACGCCTCGCGTCGTCCCGCCGCGCGACACACCGTTCCGCCCCTCCCCGCTGCCCGCGCCGCCGTCCGGCACACCGCCGCGCTCCCCCGCCGCGCCGCCGCCCGCACGCACACTCCGCGCCTCCGCACCGCCCGCACCCGCACCCGGTCCCTCCCCGCTGCCCGTGCCGTCGTCCGGCACACCGCCGCGCTCCCCCGCCGCGCCGCCGCCCGCACGCACACTCCGCGCCTCCGCACCGGCACCCGCACCCGGCCCCTCCCCGCTGCCCGCGCCGCTCGTCCGGCACACCGCCGCCGCCGCGCCGCCCGCACGCACACTCCGCGCCCCGCACGCACACTCCGCGCCTCCGCACCGCCCCCACCCGCACCCGGCCCCTCCCCGCTGCCCGCGCCGCTGTCCGGCACACCGCCGCGCTCCCCGGCCCCGCCGCCGCCCGCACGCACACTCCGCGCCTCCGCACCGCCCCCACCCGCACCCGGCCCCTCCCCGCTGCCCGTGCCGTCGGCCATCGGTAGCGCTCCTCTCGGTTCCGGCCGGACCGGGATCGCGTTGCCGGTCGCCGTTTCGGGAGTGTTCATGCCGGCCTCCGCCCAGGGTGCGGGAGCCGGTGGAGGACGGTGGCCACGGCGCGGGCCGTGGCGGGCCAGCCGGTGAGCGCGGTGCGGCGGCCGCGGGCCGCCGCCCGGAGGCGGCGGCGTACGTCGGGGTCGCCGGACCAGCGGCGCAGCGCGGCGGCGAGCGCGCCGGGGTCCTCCGGCGGGACGAGGATGCCGGGCACCCGGCCGTCGGGGGCGCGGCCGACCGCCTCGGGCAGGCCGCCGACGTCGGTGGCGAGGACCGGGACGCCCCGGGCGAGGGCCTCGGTGACCGCCATGCCGTAGGTCTCGGCGCGGGAGGCGAGGACCATCAGGTCGGCGGCGGCGTAGGAGGCGTCCAGTGCGGCACCGGAGCGGGGGCCGGTCAGGCGCAGCCGGCCGGTGAGGCCGTGGCGGGCGATCGACTCCTCCACCCGGGCCACGTATGCGGGGTCGTGGCCGAGGCCGCCGACGCACTCGCAGGTCCACGGCAGGTCCCGGACCGCCGCGAGCGCCTCCACCAGCCGGTGCTGGCCCTTGCGCGGGGTCACGGCGGCCACGCACAGCAGCCGGGACACGCCGTCGGTGCCGGGCGCGAGGGGCGCGATGTCGGCGCCGGGCGCGGCCACGTGCACACGGTCGGGGGCGAGCCCGTGGTGGGAGACGAGTCGGCGCCCCGCCCAGCCGCTGGTGGCGATCACCGCGCCCGCGGCCCGCAGCACCGCCCGCTCACGGATGTCCAGGCCGGCGGCGACGGCCCGGTCCAGGCCGGTCTCGTCGCCGAGCGGCAGATGGACGAGGACGGCGAGGCGCAGCCGCCCGGCCTCCGGGACGACGATCTCCGGGACGCCGCAGGCCACGAGTCCGTCGAGCAGGACGACGGAGTCGTCCGGCAGGTCCCGCAGGGTGCGGGCGAGCCGGTCGCGGGCGGGGCGGTCCGGCCGGGGACGGCCGCCGGGGACGGGGTGCCGGGTGACCTGCCAGCCGAAGCCGGGCAGGTCCAGGCAGATCCGGCGGTCGTAGACATTGCCGCCGCTGGGCGCGGCCGGGTCGTCGACGCCGCCCGGCAGCACGAAGTGCGCGGTGCGCAGGGTCATGGGAACGGTCCGGATGGTGTCCTCGGCGGCGGGCGGACGGGGGTGGCGGGTGCGCCGCGCGGTCAGGCCGGTCACAAGGCACGCTCGTAACTCGCCCAGGCGATGTGCGACTCGTGCAGGGTGACGGTGATGCCCGCGAGGGCCTTGGCGCCCTCCCCCAGCCGGCCCTCGGCGATCCGCTCGGCGAGCCGGTCGGCGATGACCTTGGCGAGATACTCGGTGGAGGTGTTGACGCCGCGGAAGTCCGGCTCGTCGTCCAGGTTGCGGTAGTTCAACTGCGCCACTACCGCGTGGAGTTCCCGGGTGGCCAGGCCGATGTCGACCACGATGCCGTCCTCGTCCAGCTGTTCGCGGCGGAAGGTCGCGTCCACGAGGAACGTGGCGCCGTGCAGTCGCTGCGCGGGTCCGAAGACCTCGCCGCGGAAGCTGTGGGCGATCATCAGGTGATCGCGGACGGTGATGCTGAACAACGGACGACCCTCCAGGTGCGGCGCGTCTGCTCCCCCTGCCCTTGCCCGCCGGGGGATGCCGTGTAGTACGGCTCGTCGCTTCCCCGTGTTCAGCCTGTCTCACTCTTCTCTCAGGTCAGGCGGTCCCGGTGTAGCGGATGCGGTGGCACAGGGCGGGGATCTGGCCGGACGCCAGCTTCGGCAGCACGGACGGGAGTTCCTCGAAGGGGCTCTCGCCGGTGACGAGGGCGTCCAGCGCGGAGTCGCCGAGCAGGTCCAGGGCGAGCGTCATCCGGTCGGCGTAGGTGCGGCCGGCGCGGGCGGCCGGGGAGACGGTGCCGACCTGGCTGCCGCGCAGGGTGAGCCGGCGGGAGTGGAAGGCCTCGCCGAGCGGCAGGGCCACGGTCCGGTCGCCGTACCAGCTCAGTTCGACGACCGTGCCTTCGGGGGCGAGGAGGGCGAGGGCCCGGGTGAGGCCGGCCTCGGTGGCGCTGGCGTGCACGACGAGGTCGCAGTCGCCGAGGGCGTCGGCGGGCCGGGCGAAGTCCACGCCGAGCGCCCGCGCGGTCTCCTCGCGTGCCGGGTCGGTGTCGACGAGCTGGAGGCGGAGGCCGGGGAAGCGGGCGAGCAGCGCGGCGACCGCGCAGCCGACCATGCCGCCGCCGACGACCGCGATCCGGTCGCCGATCAGAGGGGCCGCGTCCCACAGCGCGTTGACGGCGGTCTCCACGGTCCCGGCGAGGACGGCCCGTTCGGCGGGCACGGCTTCGGGGACGACGGTGACGGCGCTCGCCGGGACGACGTACCGGCTCTGGTGCGGGTACAGGCAGAAGACCGTACGGCCGGTCAGCGCGTCCGGGCCCTCCTCCACCACGCCGACGCTGAGGTAGCCGTACTTCACCGGGCCCGGGAAGTCGCCCTCCTGGAACGGCGCGCGCATCACGGCGCGCTGACTGTCCGGCACCCCGCCGCGGAAGACGAGCGTCTCGGTGCCCCGGCTCACCCCGGAGTACAGGGTGCGCACCAGGACCTCGTCCCGGGCGGGTTCGGGGAGGGTGACCTCGCGGAGTTCTCCGTGGCCGGGCGAGCGGAGCCAGAACGCGCGGGCGCAGCGGTTCATCGGCGTCCTCCTGAACGATCGGGAAGCTGTTCGCGTACCGGGTGGTGCACAGGCCGCGCACGGTACGCGGCGTTGATCGACTCTGTCACTCGGCCGGAGGATGTGCGGTGGCCCTGAACAACACGTACGACGCGAGGCTCCGGCGGGAGACCGCCGTGGGAGCGGGCGGGCAGGTGCTGCTCATGGCGCTGCTCGGCCTGGGGCCGGCCGGCTGGCTGACGGGGCTGGGTTTCGCGTGCGCCACCTGGGTGGTGCTCTCCCGTGCCGGGCACCGTTCCCGGCTGCGCCGCCTAGGGCCGGCGAACCGGGTCACGCTGGGCCGGGCCGGTCTGGTCGGCGGGGTGACGGCGCTGGTCGCGGACTCCTTCGCGAGCGCGCCGCCGGTGCCGGTGCTGGTCGTCCTGACCGCCGTGGCGCTGCTGCTGGACGGCGTGGACGGCCTGGTGGCCCGGCGCACCGGCACCGCCTCGGCGCTGGGGGCCCGCTTCGACATGGAGGTGGACGCGTTCCTGATCCTGGTGCTCAGCGTGTACGTGTCGGCGCGGCTGGGGCCGTGGGTGCTGCTGATCGGCGCGATGCGCTACGCGTTCGTCGCCGTGGCCTGGTGTGCGCCGTGGCTGACGGCGCCGCTGCCGCCGTCCTTCGCCCGCAAGACCGTCGCGGCCGTGCAGGGGGTGTGCCTGCTGGTGGCGGGCTCCGGGCTGCTGCCGTACGCGGCGGAGCTGGTGGTCGTGCTGCTCGCGCTGGGCTCGCTGGTGTGGTCGTTCGGTCGGGATGTGGTGTGGCTGTGGCGTACCGCGCGAGCGTCGGCCGGGGTGCCGTCCGGGATGCCGGGGATGGTGCCGGCCGGGCGGACCCGGCAGACCCGGCTGCCGGAGCCGGTGGCACGCTGAGCCGGACTCGAGCCGCTTTCCGCGCGAACCGCGGCGCACCGGACCGGACCCGAGCCGGCCCGGACGCGGCCGGCACGGGCGGCGCGCGGGGCCCGGCTCACGCCGGCTCGGGTGCCGTGCCGTGGGCGGGCCGGTCCCTGGGCAGGATCAGCACCGCCGCCAGGGGCACCGCCGCCAGGACCGCCCAGGGCAGCGCCGGGGGCAGCCCGAGGTCGAGGAGCGCGCCGGAGGCGGTGCTGCCGAGCAGGACCAGCAGGCCGGAGACGGAGGACAGGGCGCCGGTGTAGAGACCGATGCGGCCGGGCGCGGCGAGGTCGGGCAGCCAGGCGCGGGCGACCGGCGCGACCAGCATCTGGCCGAGGGTGAGCAGGACGACCAGGGCGGCGAGCGGGGCCAGTCCGGCCATGCCGGTGAGGCCGGCGGGGCGGGCCGCGGCGACGGCGGCGAATCCGGCGCCGGTCAGCAGCAGCCCGGCGGCCAGCGAGCGGCGCGGGGTGAGCCGGCGGCCGGCCCAGCGGGTGACGGGCAGTTGGGCGGCCACCACCAGCAGGGAGGACAGCGCGAACAGCCAGGCGACCGGCGCCTGGGAGCCGGAGGTGCGCCGGACCTCGGCGGGCAGGGCGAGGTAGAGCTGGTTGTAGGCGAGGAGTTGCGCACCGTATCCGCAACTCAAAGCGAGGAAGCGGCGGTTGCGCAGCAGCGGACCGAGTCCGCCGCGCACGGCGACGGGTTCGCGGCCGGGCAGGTGCCGGGGCAGCAGGACGGCGTGTCCGGCGAGGACGGCGGTGAAGACGGCCGCGCCGGCCAGGCAGACCGTGCGGAAGTCGGCCGTCAGCAGCAGGGCGCCCAGCAGCGGGCCGGTGAAGGCGCCCGCCTGCCCGGCGACGGTGAACAGGGCCAGTACCCGGGCGCGCGGACCGCCGCCGGCCTCCTCGCGCAGCACGGCCTGCCGGGCGACCTCCGATTCCACCGCCGGGGAGAACAGCGCGGCGGCGCAGCCGATCAGCAGGACGGAGCCGATCACCGACCAGGTGCGTTCCGCGTATCCGAGCCAGGCGAACCCGGCGATGCGCAGCGCGCACCCGGTGAGGACGACGGGCCGCACGCCGTACCGGTCGGCGAGGGCGCCGCCCGCCACGAACAGTCCCTGCTGGCTGAAGGTGCGCAGTCCGAGGACGACGCCGACCAGCCAGCCGGCCATGCCGATCGCCGTGCCGAGGTGTTCGGCGAGGAACGGCAGGACGGCGAAGAAGCCGATGTTGAAGGCGAGTTGGGTGAGAATCAGCAGCCGCAGCAGCGGCGGCAGCGGGGTCCGGCCGGTGCGCGCGGCGCTCATCGGGCGGTCGTCTCCCTTGTGGCGGTGGCGGGTCGGGCCGGGCGGCGGCGGTGGACGGCGCCCGCGGAGGTCACCGCCAGCGCGCCGAGGACGGCGAGGACGGCGGCGGGCGCGAGGACGGCCCAGGGGGCGCGCTCGGCGTAGGGCTGGTTCTCGGCGAGCAGCCAGCCCCACTCGGGGGACGGCGGCTGGGCGCCGAGGCCGAGGAAGCCGAGCGCGGCGAGGGCGAGTGCGGTGCCGGGCAGCCGCAGCAGGGCGTGCCGGGTGACGGGCGGGACGACGGCGGGCAGGAGTTCGTGGCGCAGGAGGTACCGGCGGCCGGCGCCGAGGGCCCGGGTGGCGGTGAGGTGGAGGGCGGCGCGTTCCTGGCGGAGCAGGGCGGAGGTGTGGGTGGCGAGGGGGGCCCAGGCGACGGCGGCGACGGCCAGCGCGGGGGTGGCCGGGCCGCCTCCGGTGACGGCGGTGACCAGCAGCGCGGCGAGCACGGGCGGTACGGCGTTGACGGTGTCGGCGAGCGGTCCGGACAGCCGGGGCAGCAGGCCGAGCAGCAGTCCGGCGAGCAGGGTGCCGGCGCTGATCGCGAGCGCGAGCAGCAGGGTGTCCAGGGCGCCGTGGGCGACCCGGGCGAGCAGGTCGCGGCCGAGCGCGTCGGTGCCGAACGGGTGGGCAAGGGAAGGGGGTCGCAGGCGGGCGGTGGTGTTCAGGGCGAGCGGGTCGCGGGGCAGGCCGGCGGCGAGGACCGCGAGCAGCGCCCCGCCGAGCAGCAGCGGCGGGGTGCGGCGTACGGCCGGGGTGAGGCGGGGCGGGGCGGGCAGGGCGCCGTCGCGCAGGGCGGGGCCGGTGAGCAGCCGGACGGCGAGCCGGGCCGCGCCGGTGGCGAGCGCGGCGAGCAGCAGCAGGGCGAGGGTGCCGGCCTGGAGGACGGGCAGGTCCTGGGCGAGGGCGGCCTGGAGGGTGGTGCGGCCGAGGCCGGGGATGTCGTAGAGCTGCTCGACGGCGACGGCGCCGCCGGTCATGCCGACGACGAACAGGGCGGTGTTCGGCAGCAGTCCGGGCAGGCAGCGCCGCAGCGCCTGGCGGGCGACGCGCGCGCGGGGCAGTCCGCGCGCGGCGGCGGCGCGCGCCCAGGGTTCGGCGAAGGCGCCGGGCAGCTGGTCGTCGAGGAGCCGGCCGAGGACGGCTCCGGCGGGCAGGCCGAGGGCGAGCGCGGGCAGCACGGTGTACCGGGGCCCGTACCAGCCGAGGGCGGGCAGCCAGCCCAGCTGGACGCCGACGACGGTGGCGAGGACGGAGGCGGTGAGGAACTCCGGCAGGGTGGCGAGCACGGCGGAGCCGGTGCCGCCGGGCCGGGTCCGGCCGCCCCGGTACAGGGTGCGGGCGCAGACGGCGGCCGCGGTGCAGGCGGCCACCAGGAGGGCGACCGCCATGAGCAGCAGGGAGGCACCGAGGGCCCGTGCCACGAGCGGTCCGGCCTCGGCCCCGGAGATCCAGGACCGGCCGGCGTCCCCGCGCGGCAGTCCGCCGAGCCAGCGTCCGAGCAGCGTCAGCGGGCCCGCGTCCAGGCCGAGTTGGTCGCGGATGGCGGCGAGCACGGCGGGGTCCGGGTCGCGGTCCTGGGCGCGTGCCTTGAGCACGGTGAGCGCGGGGTCGGTGCGGCTGAGCCAGGGCAGCAGGCCGATCCCGCACACCAGGGCGGCGGCGAGGAAGGCCCGCCACAGCACGGTCCGCACGGGTCAGCGCCGGGTGCCGGTGCCGATGAGGGTGCGCTCGTAGGGGTCGAGCAGCACGCCCTTGACGGAGCGGCCGACGCCGGTGATGACGCGCTGGTGGACCAGCGGTACGACGGAGTCGGTGCCGAGGACGTGTGCCTCGGCGCGCAGCGCGGCGTCCTGCCGCTCGACGGGGTCGGCGGTGCGCTCGGCCTCGGCCACGGCCCGGTCGACGTCCTTGTCGCACAGCTGGGCCAGGTTGTAGCCGCCGTCGCAGGTGTAGTCGCCGGCGAGGATGGCGACCGGGTCGCCGGTGTCGACGAGGCTGTTGCGGGCGAGGACGAAGGCGTCGAACCTTCCGGCGAGGGCGTCGCTCTCCAGCCGCGCGTACTCGCGGACGACGAGCTTGACGCGGAAGCCGGCCTTCTCCAGCTGCTGGCCCAGTACCTGGGCGGCCTCGGGGAGTTCGGGCCGGTTGTCGTAGGTGGCGAGGGTGATCCGGGTGCCGTCGGGCCGCTTCGGCGTGGCCCTGCCGACCGGCGCGGGATGGCGTCCCTCGGCCCAGCTGACGGCGGGGCCGTAGATTCCGGTGCCGCGGTCGGCGTGGCCTTCGTAGACGCCCTTGGCGAGGGCGGAGGTGTCGACGGCGGCGCGGGCGGCGGCGCGCAGCCGCGCGTCCTCGAACGGGCCGGAGCGGTGGTTGAGCAGCAGGCTGGTGGTGCGGGTGGTGGCGGTCTCGCGGCGGGTGTCCGGGCGGAGCGTGGCCGCCTGGGCCACCGGGACGGCTTCGGCGATGTCCGTGTCGCCGCTGCGCAGGGCGTTGGTGCGGGCGGTGCCGTCGGGGACGAAGCGGACGTCGATGCCGGCGGCCTGGGCGCGTCCGCCCCAGTAGCCGTCGTACCGGTCGAGCGTGGCGGAGGCGGCGCCGGTGACCTTCTTCAGCGTGAAGGGGCCGGTGCCGGTGCCGGCCGGGTCGACGCGGTCCTTGTCCCGGTAGGCCTTCGCGGAGAGCACGGCGAGGCTCGGACTGGACAGCCTGAGCGGCAGGATGGGGTCGGGCCGGCCGGTGCTGACGCGTATCCGGTGCCGGTCCACGGCCTTCGCGGTGAGCGTCACGCCGGACAGGGCGGCCGGGGCGGGCCGGGCGTGGGCGGCCCGGCCGAGCGAGGCGGCCACGGACGCGGCGGTGACCTCGGAGCCGTCGTGGAAGGTGGCCTCGCGCAGGGTGAACTGCCAGGTGCGCTCGTCCTGCCGGCGCCAGGAGGAGGCGAGGGCGGGAGCGGCGGTGCCGTTGCCGTCGAGCGCGGTCAGGCCCTCGGTGACGCCGAGCCGGCTGAGGATCGTGGCGTCGGCGCCGTACGGCGAGAGCCGTTCGGCGGGCGGGAAGGCGAGTGCGACACGGAGCCGCGAGCCGTCGGCGGGCTTGTCGTCCGCCTCGCCGGAGGAGGCGAAGCACCCGGCGAGGAGGGGCGTGGCGAGTAGGGCGGCGAGCAGGCGGGAAGGGCGCGGGGCAGGCATGGTCCTCGTTCGTGCGGGTGGAGGTGACGTGCGGTCGGAGCGAAAGATTACATGGAAATCATTTCCAATAAACCCTGGCTCGCTCGGGACCGTCCGCGGCGCCCACGGTCCGCTCCAGAGGAATCTCGAAGTGCACGACGCCCTGACCGCCTCCGGCGTCCTCGCGCTCGTCGTGCACGACCGTGCCGAGCGAGCGCCAGAAGGGTTCGGCGCCGGGCACGGCGGGGTCGGTGTGCAGGTACACGGACCGGTAGCCGCCGTCCGCGGCGGCGAAGTCCAGCAGCCGGACCACCAGTTCGCGCGCGATGCCCCGGCGCCGGTGCCCGGGGCGCACGTACACGCGGCGCAGTTGCGCGGTCTCGCCGGAGGGGTACCGCTCGGCCAGCCGGGGCGGGTTCGGCGGCGACTGCGGGCCGCGCGAGTCGAGGGCGCCGGTGCCGACGACCCGGCCGTCCGCGTCCACGGCGACGAGCAGGGTGTGCCGGACGGGCTCCAGGTAGCAGGCGGCCGGGTCCACGATGTCGGCGTGCCACCGGGGCACGTACCCGGTGCCGAAGTCGCGGTAGACGGTGTCGAGCATGACGGACCTGGCACTGTCGAGGTCGTCGGCGGTCGCGGGCCTCACGCTATACGTACGCACTTGCACATCATATGCATTAAGCCCGAGGTCATGATCACGGGGCAACCTTCCCGCCCGCTCGGCGGTCGCCTCTGCGGAGGCGACGCCTCCGAGCCGCGAGCGCGGCGTCCGGCCCTCCTGAGCGAGAGACCTTGAGCGAGAGCACCACCACCCTTCGGGACGGGCACGCCCCCGTCCCGCCCGCCCCCGCGGAGATACGCGCCGAGCGCCGCCGGCTGATCGAGTCGGTCCGCGCCCTGCGCCGCCTGCTGGACGGTCGCCGCGCCTTCGAACTGGCCGACCTGCGGCGGCTGAACCGCGAGGCCCGGGAGCGCGGGCGCGCCGAGGCCGCCTGCGCGAAGACCCTGCAACGCGTCCACGAGCGGCGGCTGCGCCGCGAACGCTCCCTGGCCCGGCGGCTCGACGGCCTGGACGGCAAGCGGGAGCATCAGGAGCGGCGCGCCCTGACGGTGCTGCGCCGGGAGTCGGTCGAACGCTCGCTGCGCGCCACCCGGCTCACCACGAGCGAGATCAACGGCATCGGCGCGGGCCTGATCCGGGACCTCGGCGCGGCCGGGATCCGCACGGCCGCCGACTTCACCCGGGTCAGCTGGGGCAAGGCCCCCCACGGCAAGGGCGGCGAGGTGCTGTACCTCCACCGTCCGCACGGCCGCAAGGTGCACATCAACGGGATCGGCGAGCACCGCGGCCGGCCGCTGATGGAGTGGCGCCGGGCCGCCGTGGCCCGCGCCAAGGCCCGGGCGCCGCGGGAGCTGCCGCCGGACCAGCGGCACCGCATCGCCGAGATCATCGAGACCGAACGCGCCCGGCTGAAGGCGGAGGCGGCCGAGCTGCCCCGGGAGGCGGACGCGGCCCGCGAGGACGCCGTACGGCTGCGCACCGAGGCGCTGTCCCGGCTCGCCGAGGCGGCCCGCGAGGCCGGGCGGGCGGCCGCCGAACGCCGGGCGGAGTTCGACGCGATGGCCGAGCGACTGCTCGCCCTCCAGGCGGAACTCGCCGCCCACCAGGACCGGTACGGCGACGCGGGCCGCCGCCTGCGCCGCGCCCAGTCCCGCGCCCTGCGCCCGCTGCCGACCGTCCCGGGCCCCCGCGCTCCGGAGGACGGCTCCGGCGCCGGGGAAGGCGCGCCGGTGAGCGAGCCGGGGACCGCGGGAGAGCCCGGCACGCGGGTGCGCGCCGGCCTCGGCTGGCTGCTGCCCGTCCTGCTGTTCGCGCTGTGCAGCGTGACCGGCGTGGGCGAGCTGGGCGAGGTCACGCCGCCGCTGTGGCTGCGGGTGGGCTCCCGGCTCGCCGCGCTCGCGACCACCGCGGAGCTGCTGCGCCTGTGGGTCCCGCGCAGACGTCCGGCGACGGCGGCCCCGATGCCGCCCGGCACCGGCACGCAGGCCGCCGGCGTGTTCCTCGCGCTGGCCGCGGCGGGCATGTCCGGCTCCGGGGACCACGGCGTCGTGGCGGCCGCCTGGGCGACCGCCCTCCTGTCGGCGCTGCTGCTGGCGGCCGGGACGCGGCGCCGCGCGAAGGACTGAGCGGCCGGGCGCCGGCCGCCGCGCCGCTCCCCCGGCGCGACGGCCGGCCCGGCCCTTCCGTCCTCCCCGGCACGGCGGCCGGTTCAGCCCTTCCGTCCCTTTCCGGCCGACGCCGGCTCAGCCCTTCTGCTCGACCCGCACCCAGTCGATCTCGGCCCGCACCGCCCCGGACGCGACCTTGTCGACACTGGACTGGGGCAGGCCCCAGTACGGGCTGGTGACCTTGTTCCAGCCGGCCGGGTAGGCGCCGCCGAGGGCGAGGTTCAGGATGAGGTACTGGTCGTGGTCGTAGACCCACTGGCCGCGGGTGGACTCCAGCTTGTTCCGGGTCGTCTCCTGCACCACGCGGTCGTCCACGAAGAAGCGCAGCGCCGTCGGGGTCCATTCGACCGCGTACGTGTGCCACTGGCCGGCCGTGCCGCCGTTCGGGTAGGTCTGGCGGGCGCCGATGTTGCCGTCCGCCGAGTAGCCGGGGCCGTGCAGGGCGCTGCTGGTCCAGTCCGGGTAGCCGATGTTCTCCATGATGTCGGTCTCGCCGGACGCCGGCCAGGACACCGAGGGGTCGTCGACGTTGCTGCCGAGCAGCCAGAAGGCCGGCCAGAACCCGTCGCCGACCGGCAGCCTCATCCGGGCGCTGACCTTGCCGTAGGTGAAGTCGAGGTGGGTGTGGGTGTCGACGCGTCCGGAGGTGAAGTCGTAGGTGCCGCCGCCCGCCCGGGTGCAGCCCTTGCAGTACGCGGCCTTCAGGACCAGGCTGCCGTCGCGGGTGGCGACGGTGTCCGGCGAGTCGACGTACGCCTGGGACTCGCCGTTGACCGGGCCCATCTCGGTGCCGGTGCGCACCACCCGCCACTTGGAGCGGTCCAGCGCGGCGCCGGTGAAGTCGTCGAAGAAGGTGGTGCGGTAGCCGCCCGGTGGATCGGCCGGGAGCGCCGGGTACGCGGCGGAGGCGCTGCCGCCCGTGCCCCAGACCTCGAACTCGTAGAGCGAGTAGCCGAACTGGGCGGTGGCGGGGGCCGGGTTGTAGAAGGAGCGGCGCTCCTTGCCGAGCATGCGGACGTAGCGGCCCGTCACGGGCGCGGGCAGCCGGACCGAGTCGTGCACGCCGGCCGCGTCGGACGGGGACTTGACGTCGGCGCGGCGGGCGGCGACCTCGGCGGCCGACGGTTGGTACACCGTGCGCCAGGTGCGGTTGTCGTCGGACACCTGGAGGAGGTAGTCGACGGCGTAGGCCGACTCCCAGTAGAGGTCCACCGTGTCGACGGCGGAGGGCGCGCCGAGGTCCACCGACACCCAGCGGTCCGTGTTCCAGTCGCTGGACCAGCGGCTGGCGTCGCCCTTGAGGTCGGCGGGCCGGCCGCCGTCGGTCACGAACGCCGGTGAATGGCCCGCGTCCTGGTAGTAGTTCGCGTACGCGGGGTGGTGCAGGGCGAGGTTGGCGCGGGTGGCCGAGGCCGGCGCCGGCTCGCCGCCGTAGACCTTGAGGCTCCACAGCGAGTAGCCGTAGGGCGTGGCGCGTTCCAGGCCGCGCAGCCGGACGTAGCGGCCGGTGACCTCCTGCGGGTGGGTGTGCGCGGTGACCGAGCCGCCGGTGCCGGCGGTCTCGGTGAAGAAGGGTGTCCAGTCGGTGCCGTTCTTCGAGACCTCCAGGACATAGCGCTTGCCGTAGGCGGCCTCCCAGTCGAGGGTGACGCGGTCGACCCGGAGCACGGAGCCGAGGTCGACGCGGATCCAGGCGTCGTCGGCGAAGTCGCTGGACCAGCGGGTGGCCGCCTGGCCGTCGAAGGCCAGGCCGGGGCCGGTGCCGGCGTTCTCGCTGCCGGAGGCGGTGACGGCGGCCGGGTTCAGCGCGTAGGCGGCGGCCGCCCGGTCGGTGTCCCAGCCGGCGGCGGCGGGCGCGGCCAAGGCGGGTGCGGCCGACAGCGGGCCCGAGCAGAGCAGGGCGGTGGCGGCCAGGGCGGCGAGCAGGGTGCGGGACGGCATGCGGCGCTCCTTGTGGGGTGGAGGTGCACTACTGCTTTTTGGCGTGCTCATGACATACATGGGGTGCGGTGTGCCGGTGGACACGGACTCCCCAGCCGTGTCCACCGGCCGTCCGGGCCGGGCTCAGGCGGCCCGGCGTGTCCGGCCGCGGTGGGCGCGGACCAGGTCCGCGTACCGCCGGCCGCTG comes from Streptomyces sp. SCL15-4 and encodes:
- a CDS encoding zinc-binding alcohol dehydrogenase, with amino-acid sequence MNRCARAFWLRSPGHGELREVTLPEPARDEVLVRTLYSGVSRGTETLVFRGGVPDSQRAVMRAPFQEGDFPGPVKYGYLSVGVVEEGPDALTGRTVFCLYPHQSRYVVPASAVTVVPEAVPAERAVLAGTVETAVNALWDAAPLIGDRIAVVGGGMVGCAVAALLARFPGLRLQLVDTDPAREETARALGVDFARPADALGDCDLVVHASATEAGLTRALALLAPEGTVVELSWYGDRTVALPLGEAFHSRRLTLRGSQVGTVSPAARAGRTYADRMTLALDLLGDSALDALVTGESPFEELPSVLPKLASGQIPALCHRIRYTGTA
- a CDS encoding 6-carboxytetrahydropterin synthase; the encoded protein is MFSITVRDHLMIAHSFRGEVFGPAQRLHGATFLVDATFRREQLDEDGIVVDIGLATRELHAVVAQLNYRNLDDEPDFRGVNTSTEYLAKVIADRLAERIAEGRLGEGAKALAGITVTLHESHIAWASYERAL
- a CDS encoding glycosyltransferase family 4 protein, which translates into the protein MRTVPMTLRTAHFVLPGGVDDPAAPSGGNVYDRRICLDLPGFGWQVTRHPVPGGRPRPDRPARDRLARTLRDLPDDSVVLLDGLVACGVPEIVVPEAGRLRLAVLVHLPLGDETGLDRAVAAGLDIRERAVLRAAGAVIATSGWAGRRLVSHHGLAPDRVHVAAPGADIAPLAPGTDGVSRLLCVAAVTPRKGQHRLVEALAAVRDLPWTCECVGGLGHDPAYVARVEESIARHGLTGRLRLTGPRSGAALDASYAAADLMVLASRAETYGMAVTEALARGVPVLATDVGGLPEAVGRAPDGRVPGILVPPEDPGALAAALRRWSGDPDVRRRLRAAARGRRTALTGWPATARAVATVLHRLPHPGRRPA
- a CDS encoding MFS transporter — encoded protein: MSAARTGRTPLPPLLRLLILTQLAFNIGFFAVLPFLAEHLGTAIGMAGWLVGVVLGLRTFSQQGLFVAGGALADRYGVRPVVLTGCALRIAGFAWLGYAERTWSVIGSVLLIGCAAALFSPAVESEVARQAVLREEAGGGPRARVLALFTVAGQAGAFTGPLLGALLLTADFRTVCLAGAAVFTAVLAGHAVLLPRHLPGREPVAVRGGLGPLLRNRRFLALSCGYGAQLLAYNQLYLALPAEVRRTSGSQAPVAWLFALSSLLVVAAQLPVTRWAGRRLTPRRSLAAGLLLTGAGFAAVAAARPAGLTGMAGLAPLAALVVLLTLGQMLVAPVARAWLPDLAAPGRIGLYTGALSSVSGLLVLLGSTASGALLDLGLPPALPWAVLAAVPLAAVLILPRDRPAHGTAPEPA
- a CDS encoding CDP-alcohol phosphatidyltransferase family protein, translated to MALNNTYDARLRRETAVGAGGQVLLMALLGLGPAGWLTGLGFACATWVVLSRAGHRSRLRRLGPANRVTLGRAGLVGGVTALVADSFASAPPVPVLVVLTAVALLLDGVDGLVARRTGTASALGARFDMEVDAFLILVLSVYVSARLGPWVLLIGAMRYAFVAVAWCAPWLTAPLPPSFARKTVAAVQGVCLLVAGSGLLPYAAELVVVLLALGSLVWSFGRDVVWLWRTARASAGVPSGMPGMVPAGRTRQTRLPEPVAR
- a CDS encoding ABC transporter permease subunit, with the translated sequence MRTVLWRAFLAAALVCGIGLLPWLSRTDPALTVLKARAQDRDPDPAVLAAIRDQLGLDAGPLTLLGRWLGGLPRGDAGRSWISGAEAGPLVARALGASLLLMAVALLVAACTAAAVCARTLYRGGRTRPGGTGSAVLATLPEFLTASVLATVVGVQLGWLPALGWYGPRYTVLPALALGLPAGAVLGRLLDDQLPGAFAEPWARAAAARGLPRARVARQALRRCLPGLLPNTALFVVGMTGGAVAVEQLYDIPGLGRTTLQAALAQDLPVLQAGTLALLLLAALATGAARLAVRLLTGPALRDGALPAPPRLTPAVRRTPPLLLGGALLAVLAAGLPRDPLALNTTARLRPPSLAHPFGTDALGRDLLARVAHGALDTLLLALAISAGTLLAGLLLGLLPRLSGPLADTVNAVPPVLAALLVTAVTGGGPATPALAVAAVAWAPLATHTSALLRQERAALHLTATRALGAGRRYLLRHELLPAVVPPVTRHALLRLPGTALALAALGFLGLGAQPPSPEWGWLLAENQPYAERAPWAVLAPAAVLAVLGALAVTSAGAVHRRRPARPATATRETTAR